A window of Sphingobacterium sp. lm-10 contains these coding sequences:
- the nuoK gene encoding NADH-quinone oxidoreductase subunit NuoK, giving the protein MIPITHFLAVSACIFCIGLYAVISKRNAIMILVGIELMINAAILNLVAFGRYDKVHYGGQVFALFAIVLAAAAVAVGLSIILMVYRKYKTINPDQITDLRD; this is encoded by the coding sequence TTGATCCCTATCACGCATTTTTTGGCGGTAAGTGCCTGTATCTTCTGCATTGGTCTGTACGCAGTGATCTCCAAAAGAAATGCCATCATGATTCTGGTTGGAATCGAGCTCATGATCAACGCTGCCATTCTGAACTTAGTGGCCTTTGGCCGCTATGACAAAGTTCATTACGGGGGGCAAGTATTCGCTTTATTTGCCATTGTATTGGCTGCTGCTGCGGTAGCGGTAGGCCTATCGATTATCCTGATGGTGTACCGAAAATATAAAACAATTAACCCCGACCAAATTACCGATCTGCGCGACTAA
- a CDS encoding NADH-quinone oxidoreductase subunit J gives MDLILFYAFATLAITSALLVVSLKNTARALFLFFIVLFAMAGLYLFALADFVAITQVLVYVGGVLILMIFAFMLSNKELLSDLQNLSGSFIQLPNWQSLALSLGFLGLMIYGIWQWNQGYSPAWIDQNIKTGQIIHPKDNNINQLGVLFMSRYILPFEIISIFLMMTLIGAAHIARKGEED, from the coding sequence ATGGATCTAATTCTTTTTTATGCCTTTGCTACCTTAGCTATCACGAGTGCTTTGCTTGTCGTCAGTCTTAAAAATACCGCTCGTGCACTTTTCTTATTTTTTATTGTCCTGTTTGCTATGGCTGGCTTGTATCTCTTCGCCTTAGCCGACTTTGTGGCCATTACCCAAGTGCTGGTATATGTAGGTGGCGTGTTGATCTTAATGATCTTTGCGTTTATGCTGAGCAATAAGGAGTTGTTAAGTGATTTGCAAAACCTGTCTGGATCATTCATACAATTACCAAACTGGCAGTCTCTTGCCCTTTCTTTAGGTTTTTTAGGGTTGATGATCTACGGGATTTGGCAATGGAATCAAGGTTATTCGCCTGCCTGGATCGACCAAAATATAAAAACCGGACAAATTATCCATCCTAAAGATAACAATATCAATCAGCTAGGCGTCCTATTCATGTCTAGATATATATTGCCTTTCGAAATCATTTCCATCTTTTTGATGATGACCTTGATCGGTGCGGCACATATCGCCAGAAAGGGGGAAGAAGATTGA
- a CDS encoding 4Fe-4S binding protein has product MLKTTLYGIKTAVKGLLLTVRHFFAAGKKRENLDIRAAGYFDKQDGTVTIQFPKQKIPMPEVARYQLDVEMADCIVCDLCAKACPVDCIAIESIKSPEAIGKTSDGSVKRLYAEKFEIDMAKCMYCGLCTVVCPTECITMTDQYDRSTTKLTDLIYGFGEMNDQEIAQRKEEWTRFQAEKEAAKSKK; this is encoded by the coding sequence ATTTTAAAAACTACACTGTATGGAATAAAGACCGCTGTCAAAGGATTACTTCTGACGGTAAGACACTTCTTTGCCGCTGGTAAAAAAAGAGAAAACTTGGATATCCGGGCAGCAGGTTATTTCGATAAGCAAGACGGTACGGTAACGATCCAGTTTCCAAAACAGAAAATCCCCATGCCAGAAGTAGCTCGCTATCAGCTGGATGTCGAGATGGCCGACTGTATTGTGTGCGATCTTTGTGCTAAAGCTTGTCCCGTAGATTGCATTGCTATTGAATCGATCAAGTCGCCAGAGGCTATCGGTAAAACCTCGGACGGTAGTGTAAAACGTCTGTATGCAGAGAAGTTTGAAATTGACATGGCCAAATGTATGTACTGCGGCCTATGCACGGTCGTATGCCCGACAGAATGCATTACGATGACCGACCAGTACGACCGCTCAACGACTAAATTAACCGATCTGATTTATGGATTTGGGGAAATGAATGATCAAGAGATCGCACAACGTAAGGAGGAGTGGACTCGTTTTCAAGCTGAGAAGGAGGCGGCAAAATCTAAAAAGTAA
- a CDS encoding complex I subunit 1 family protein has product MYELLSHIIPPIAIFLFIATFTLFAVYAERKIAGFVQDRLGPMETGRHGSLQTIADILKLLQKEFITPTVADKVLFALAPVVIFIAVYIGFSVIPWAPGFAPANTHTGLFFIMAVISIDALGILMAGWGSNNKYALLGSIRAIAQMLSYEIPIGLSLIAVVMLTQTLNLNDIAFNQGILATQDVQFLGIWNVNEIGGILAWNIFQAPHLLFVYIIFFIATLAECNRAPFDIPEAESELIGGFHTEYGGIRFAFVFLAEYAMMFLVSMLGVVLFLGAWNTPLPNIGALTLATWTTGLYWGIFWTIFKSVLIVGVQMWIRWTLPRFRADQLMNLCWKMLIPAAFVGMAISGLWRILVMV; this is encoded by the coding sequence GTGTACGAACTTCTATCCCATATCATCCCGCCAATAGCAATATTTCTTTTTATTGCCACCTTTACGTTGTTTGCTGTATATGCAGAACGTAAAATAGCCGGTTTTGTTCAGGACAGGCTTGGACCAATGGAAACTGGGCGACATGGCTCTTTGCAGACCATCGCCGATATCCTCAAACTACTCCAGAAAGAATTTATCACGCCGACTGTAGCCGATAAGGTATTATTTGCACTCGCTCCGGTGGTGATATTTATCGCCGTATATATCGGATTTAGTGTGATCCCCTGGGCTCCGGGCTTTGCACCAGCAAACACACACACCGGTTTGTTCTTCATCATGGCCGTCATTTCAATTGATGCGCTAGGCATCTTGATGGCAGGCTGGGGATCCAACAATAAGTATGCCTTATTGGGTTCCATACGGGCGATTGCACAAATGCTTTCGTATGAAATTCCCATCGGTTTGTCGCTGATTGCGGTCGTCATGCTTACACAAACGTTAAATCTAAACGACATTGCTTTCAATCAGGGAATACTGGCTACCCAAGACGTCCAATTTTTAGGAATCTGGAATGTCAATGAAATTGGAGGCATATTAGCGTGGAATATATTTCAGGCTCCGCATCTCTTATTCGTATATATCATCTTTTTTATCGCCACACTGGCAGAGTGCAATCGCGCACCTTTCGATATTCCAGAGGCAGAAAGTGAACTGATCGGTGGTTTCCACACCGAATACGGTGGTATCCGCTTTGCTTTTGTATTCCTGGCAGAGTATGCCATGATGTTTTTGGTATCCATGCTGGGTGTCGTACTGTTTCTGGGTGCTTGGAATACGCCGTTGCCTAATATTGGTGCATTGACCTTGGCTACCTGGACAACCGGTTTGTATTGGGGTATCTTCTGGACCATTTTCAAGTCTGTTCTTATTGTCGGTGTGCAGATGTGGATCAGATGGACATTGCCCCGTTTCCGGGCCGATCAATTGATGAATCTATGTTGGAAGATGCTGATTCCGGCTGCCTTTGTAGGTATGGCTATTTCAGGATTGTGGCGTATATTGGTGATGGTATAA
- a CDS encoding META domain-containing protein yields MKYYFWSVLMLVSVLFAGCGMSKEKGTADTAILEDVTWRLTELDGKAVRAEVNGKVPSLTFNSADRRYSAVTGCNGIGGQYEVKKGNQLTFSMGMSTKMYCENNMEVEDGLGKIFPLVKSYQISENNLILKGEGSGTLAKLELMP; encoded by the coding sequence ATGAAGTATTATTTTTGGAGTGTTTTAATGTTGGTCAGTGTGCTATTTGCAGGCTGCGGTATGTCTAAGGAAAAGGGAACCGCTGATACCGCTATATTAGAAGATGTGACTTGGCGTCTGACTGAATTGGACGGAAAAGCTGTCCGTGCAGAAGTGAATGGAAAAGTGCCTTCGCTTACCTTTAATTCGGCCGATAGGCGCTATAGCGCTGTTACAGGCTGCAATGGCATAGGCGGACAGTACGAAGTCAAGAAAGGAAATCAACTTACCTTTTCGATGGGAATGTCAACGAAGATGTATTGTGAAAACAATATGGAGGTAGAAGATGGATTAGGAAAGATATTCCCTTTAGTGAAAAGCTATCAGATATCGGAGAATAACCTGATATTAAAAGGCGAGGGGTCTGGTACCTTAGCCAAATTAGAATTAATGCCCTAA
- a CDS encoding FKBP-type peptidyl-prolyl cis-trans isomerase, with protein sequence MNLEPFDPYAQLELEKKAISTFVEREYPNAIEDTTGIWYEMLETADSATFAYKFNQNGSRIFPSATVNYRLKLLNGTEVDANQSTAGIEFSLNNLIPAWQIAFFPRAVGNQTHLGLTTNGLQPGDVMRIITPSFYAYGNQNRPGLPANSPLIFEIKVLKIVD encoded by the coding sequence ATGAATTTAGAACCATTTGATCCATACGCTCAGCTGGAATTAGAAAAAAAGGCAATTAGTACTTTTGTAGAGCGGGAATATCCGAACGCCATTGAGGATACTACAGGAATCTGGTACGAAATGTTAGAAACAGCGGATTCTGCAACATTTGCCTATAAGTTCAATCAAAATGGTAGTCGTATCTTTCCATCTGCAACCGTAAATTATAGATTAAAACTATTAAATGGTACTGAGGTAGATGCTAATCAATCTACTGCAGGAATCGAATTTTCGCTAAACAATCTTATTCCTGCTTGGCAGATCGCCTTTTTTCCGCGCGCAGTTGGAAACCAGACGCACCTTGGATTGACGACAAATGGTCTTCAGCCAGGGGACGTAATGCGTATCATTACACCTTCATTTTATGCGTATGGAAATCAGAACAGACCGGGATTACCGGCCAATTCGCCTTTAATCTTTGAGATTAAAGTACTTAAGATCGTTGACTAA
- the panD gene encoding aspartate 1-decarboxylase — protein MMIEVMKSKIHRAKVTQAELNYVGSITIDEDLMDAANIIANEKVQIVNNNNGARFETYVIKGARGSGTVCLNGAAARLVQVGDVVIIISYAWMTHEEAKQHEPSLVFPDDHNQLIS, from the coding sequence ATCCAAGATCCACCGGGCAAAGGTGACACAAGCCGAATTGAATTATGTCGGCAGTATTACTATTGATGAAGATCTAATGGATGCGGCTAATATAATAGCCAATGAGAAGGTACAGATTGTAAATAACAATAACGGAGCGCGCTTCGAGACCTACGTGATTAAGGGAGCACGTGGCTCTGGCACGGTTTGCCTGAATGGAGCAGCGGCACGATTGGTACAAGTGGGTGATGTGGTGATCATTATATCGTACGCTTGGATGACACATGAAGAGGCCAAACAACATGAGCCATCATTGGTTTTCCCAGACGATCACAACCAGTTGATTTCTTAG